The window GTTTTATTTGAACTTTGAAActgttttaaatataaaatatattcatttaaacACAAATTTGCATGTTAACTTTTGGAACGGAACATACaatgaaatttagaaaaataaataaggggTTTTGGTAGATGAGTGAAACTTCCCGCACCTCTTAGTTTTGCTTTAGTCACCATATTACATTCTGGAATGTAATGGAGGTACAGGAAGCAACACTCTTGGtcgataaataaaaaagtggtaAAATGCCTATATAGATATTTTGGGCTTAAGCCCACGTAAAACGGAACCTCAAAGAAAACGGTCATTTGGGCTGAGATTTGCGACAACATTCAGTCACGGTAAATTCTATTTGCAACCCGTTGTCTCTCTTGATAACGATGCTGTGGTTAACCAATTAAGCACATTCAAGTAGTGTAATGATAAGTTTTTTGTGATCTGGACCATGTGAGCTGGCCGCATTAAATTCATCATGGGTCCAATAAATTATATAGGAGCTTTTATAATTTTGGAAATAAATAATTGCAGACAAAATTGGCATTCCGAGTCAGCTTTTCTGTTTGTTTGCTCATGAAAGACAATTTTCAGTATCTTATTGtcagttaaaattttaacttaatattttaaaaatatttacatataatcTTTTCGTGTGATTCGTACTCTACTCTTTCGTATCATATAACACTCCTGTTTTGTTAAACCAGGTCTCCATAACGGTAATGAAGTATCGAAGAGAAAATTTCCGCAGGCATACAACGGGGTTTTGTACAGTAACAcgacaataatataataataaaaatagcacTTGCTTTGCTAAAGAGAAAAACGAGTCAGTATAATATGTGACGTTTTACATAAAGAGTAtctaaacttaattaattatcaaaacaTACAATTGACTTAAATAGTGTGCAAGTGTAAACAAAATAGTTGATAATGGTTTGAGTTTGCAACTTGCAAGAAAGCAATTCTATATATAGTaactgtttttcattttttaagtaaaGTTGAACCTCACAACGAAATAAATTAAGGAAATAtcgtgtaagaaaaaaaaaataacgctTTTCAAGATCACGAACACACTAAGCTTgcttttataaaatcataaattgttGTGTCTCATTATCTAATATTTATCTTCCAAAAGTCTGAATGATTTTTTAACAAGTAGTATCTGTTTTGTACGAACTGCGAAGGATGGATGTGTAGTTTCCTACGTGGACTGACGGATGCTTCATCCTTGATTGTTGGCGAGGGACTGAGGATCTCaaagataatttaataaagaatgGATACAGGTAGATGATGATTGTATGTAGATATATTGGTTATGGGTGTTATTTGGATCCGGATTAACTTGTCATCTAATTCAATTgaatttgttatgtattttgatccaaattaattcaatctaattaaaatttgatcatagataataagttttattttttagaacttgatccaacacaattaaattaattatcatatataaatacATAACTTTTTAGctcacataatttattaaattaaattatttatgtttttatttaagttgtttatgttttctcatattaacataatattttatttttatttaaaataaaaatattatatcagtattaaaatcattaattttattagtcaaatattattataattttatctattttagatgtatttaatcattatatatttataaaactttatacataactaaattattattcttaaaatttttaaattttacaatttttttaaaaatattcagaCCCAATTAATTCAATTCAACTTAATTCATTTATGATTggattaaatttgattatataaaatttacacAATTCTAACccataaaattttgataagGTTGAATAATAAATACTACTCGTgtcattgattttaaattaattcataaaaaatatttttaaaaaaaattaaaaaaaattctaaaaaagaatgttttataaaataatattgaaattgaATGTAATGTCCGTATCAgttttataaaagaataaaattaaaattttgaatgtaATGTTATGGTGGGTGTAGCAGCAATTTGTATGGCACTGCTGTTGTATTGGTGAAGGGGCGTGGCCCAATAAGATTTCAAAGAGTGAATAAAATGTTGGGCCCGAGCGAGGCTTGGGAGTGAGGATTGCATTCTGTTTCGGGGTTCCGCTTTGCTTTTCCTTAACACATTTGATTCAATAAACAAATCGTTAGGGTTTTTGGTTGTGAGAGTGAAAGAGAACAATGGAAGGCATAACAGAGGGTGTGAACAACATCAACATTAACATCTCCGATTCGTATAAGAAGAATCGCATTCAGGTCTCTAACACCAAGAAGCCCCTCTTCTTCTACGTTAATCTCGCCAAGGTAACACCACTTCATGTTCCGATTCTGAAGCTCGCGAGAgtcttttcttttcatgtttaattttgttgattctgCAGAGATATATGCAACAGCATGATGAGGTCGAGCTCTCAGCTCTAGGAATGGGTATTGAAATCCCTCTCgtcttttttcctcttttattccttgaaTTTCGCTTGTGTTGGTTCTATTGATCAGTAATGCGGACTCGTTCTTTTCGTTCATTCAGGTATTATTCTAGTTATAGGCTTGCTAAATATAAATCCGTGTGATTgagaattttgaaaaactcGCAGAATGATCCAAGTATCCAACATTCGTTGGACTAAAGATGTTACTCTGTTCTTCTGACTAAACTTTCTATACTGATACTGGCAACCATCACTATGTGCTTATGCTCAGTTTTAACGTTTGGCCTCCCCTTCTCCAATCCCTTACGTAGCTTGGTACGTAGCTTGGTACGTGGCATAGGTTTGTTTGCTGTGCTGACCCATGCTATCCTTTAGCTAGGGCCTAGGCGTGTAACAATTTAAGTTTGAAAAATCTGACTACGATAAATtggaataactattttttaatatagctGTATTTTTGGATGTCATGtaattagagtttttcctttgacTGGTGGCTACCTTgaagataaataatattataacaaaattaaagaaattcatGATTAATAATAACTCAGAGTTTACACATGCAATCAACATCAATTTAGGAGCAATAAGAACATAGTAATGAAgtcaaaaaatgaaagatgatgATGCAataaaaaagcataacaaaTTAGATAAGAATTAGCTAAATATGAATTGGAAAGTctagaggaagaagaaagaatagaACACAGGAAAACAGAGTGTGAAGAAACATAGGTCAAAAAAGAGTTaactttttgttgaattttcaaGGGGATTTCAAATCCCATTGTTGTTAAAGCAAAAAAATGCATTAGAAATTTGGGGAGAAAATCAGCAATCACAATTTTACCCAAAAAAACCTAAACAATGTTTCAGTGGTAAAAATGGCTTTTTGAATCCTATATCCTGGTAACACACTGCTATATAGTATATAGCATGCCTGCAATGAATTGAAAACCAGTCCGCTATAGTGTGCTATTGACGGCTATGATCTGTTATTCAATTTGATAGAAGATAAAAATGCTGGGAGAAAACTGTTGCAAGAACAGTCTGCGAAGTATATTTGCATTGATGAAATGTAGATTAGaggaacattttttaattttataaattagaggGCAATAACTCATTGATGATATGTGACTGTCATATTGTCTCCTGAAAAGAGTAGAACTTTATTACAATGCAATTTATttcatgatttattatttatgtgacTTTCTAATTCtcgtttttcttttctctttcactGGTTCCAATTTTAATGTGATTTCTGAATTTTCACCCCCTTTTGCATTGTCACAGCTATTGCCACAGTAGTAACTGTTgctgaaattttgaaaaacaacggACTTGCTGTTGAAAAGAGTgagattctatttttttttcttcgtttctctctttctctctctcctgaGAAAGGGCCCCTCTCCCTTGTTCACGCAATCTTATTCttcaattgttgaataatctaatttaattaatgatggAATCTTCATGCAGAAATCACGACATCAACTGTTGACATAAAGGATGACTCTAGAGGTCGACCTGTTCAAAAGGCCAAGGTAAGGCAGGAAACAAGTTTTTTTGCTTACTCTAGAATGTTTGCTTGGAGCCTATTTGTCCTTGATGTGTTTGAGCACCTGCACGTGTTTGTGCACATACTTGACTCTTGAAACTTAAAAGAAGCTCgtttaaaatagataaataaataatcagcaGCTTCTGTTGATTTTATGCTATAGCCTAACAATCTCCTTTTTTCCTACCCATGGTTTTGCATTCTGCTTTATGATTTGTCTGAGTTATGCTTTTGATAAATCATGTTCAGATTGAAATAGTACTCGGGAAGACAGAAAACTTCGATGAGTTGATGGCTGCTGCGGCTGCTGAAGATGGTGAAAATAGAGATGTTGAAGAGCAGAGTGCATGAAGTTCTTCAAAAATTTACTCCCGAATCTGTTGAAGATATGTACCGTTTAGTGATTTGCATTTTTGTTGTCGCGAGGTAGAGGACATGTCATTATAGACTGACCAGCAATATTGAACAACAAAAATTCCTTCGTTTCTTTTCTCTAGAAAATAGgcttttcttattttcattcttGCTGGGTTTATGCCTTATTTTTTCGGAGAGGTAGAGGGTCATGAAACGTCTAATCTTCTGAAAATTTATATATCTTTGTTTCAATTGCCTTATTGATCCATCTGAATCATGAAGGATAACCTTTCATTTCCTATCCTATCCTTTTTCATCGACATATTTGAACAACAATGACCTTTTTAATGGTGAGGCTCATAACCTCTATTTCTCACAGCATATTTACTCCCctcttgtttatttattttataaaagggaaaaattgcattttttaattataataaataagaaaaataagttgtattaaatttataaaatagacatgtaccaaaaaaaatatgtacgaataaatttataaaatagacATCTAACAAATATCTAGATGGAAGCAGAAATGTATCGGGTCTAAGGATCTTTGCGTAAAGTTGCAAAGGATTGGTCGAAACATTAGTACTAGTTGGTGGTTCATTTCCGCCtggtttgattaattaatttttcataaattttaattttattttaagattactcatgatattaaataatttaagaaccaattatttatttaattgacctcaaacaaaaatgaaaataaataactgtcttaaataatcaataaaatttagataattgtcttattttaaatttttatcattactgcaactatcaaatttaatagatatttttatttttctttcatatcatttatatataaaattaaaaatttatatttttaattaaaaggtaacagttaaaattataaaatattaaaatgttaataattattatttttaattcactttaggtaaatagttattataaaaagaacaaaattttagaaaaataattttcatttattgtaCAACTTCTAAATATAATACCTTAAATATTTTTCCAgcattttcattataatttttaattaataattatagataaatagtatgacttttaattaaaagttatagataaaaattataaaaattagaattacagccatatatattttttctaaggTGAACAGAggttataatgattaaaaataattaataagattttataattttattgcatatatatttatgtgttttagtataattttaattattaactttataaaaaaaacttttaattaataattataaaattttaattttccacATAAATGATAtgagagagaaattaaaaatgatgcATTAAATGTAGTAGTTATAACatgataaaattttagaaaaagataATTATCTAAATTCTATTGGTTATTTAAGATGAttgtttaatcttttttatttgggGTCAATTAGACAAatccatttttttaactaatgagtatgaaaaaatttattttgttgatagcTCAATAAATATACTCATTTTAATGGAGAAATGAGTGCATATCATCAATAAAAACTCATAATTAAttagggataaaaaaattaatagtttcttataattaggaccaataaaatattatattttatttcttatatataagaccgaatcttatattaaaaataagcaaatataatattgattcgtttaaacttaaacttaaatcataaataaacattacaaataaaatcatccaacattataaaattaagtcattaaatagatataaatcTATATTACTAATTGAAACACCAAATAACATATACCAACGGTTCACAATTTGAAgtcaattttaaaagaatttatttataaattcataaatttaaacataaaaataaaagaatagtttaatattcttaaaaaaaatattaaataaatttaatataagataTGTTGAATTAgaattctttatttatgttaaattattttattagtcataaaattaagaaaatatgttttataatatatatataatataagttatttacttaagtaacattttaattacattaatatttaacatatatgatatatatgtgCGAGGTGGATACTTTATTACCTCTAATGCATTTATTCCCATAAAATTTGCCGATAAATACCAATCTCCATTCCCActtccaataaataaataattatcatcTCTGCTTCCAAATGCTTTTGAAGATATCCTTAAGATTCGAGTACATTTTACCATTCCTACTCTTTTTAATATTGGATGTTCAACAAACACGGCATAATGCATTTTGAACCTAAATTAATTATGCGTGCCAGTGGAATCCAacgaaaataagaaataaagca of the Glycine max cultivar Williams 82 chromosome 13, Glycine_max_v4.0, whole genome shotgun sequence genome contains:
- the LOC100527358 gene encoding uncharacterized protein LOC100527358 (The RefSeq protein has 1 substitution compared to this genomic sequence) yields the protein MEGITEGVNNININISDSYKKNRIQVSNTKKPLFFYVNLAKRYMQQHDEVELSALGMAIATVVTVAEILKNNGLTVEKKITTSTVDIKDDSRGRPVQKAKIEIVLGKTENFDELMAAAAAEDGENRDVEEQSA